A window of the Gossypium hirsutum isolate 1008001.06 chromosome A05, Gossypium_hirsutum_v2.1, whole genome shotgun sequence genome harbors these coding sequences:
- the LOC107926131 gene encoding transcription factor GTE6 isoform X3, which translates to MASIPDFEIAEAGISKDNSAEAEQFKFRVDEIFQKVDELEQKVNEVEQFYLSSSKKQQSSSKGSSMGKERDKERQVPSIKKQQQDASRREAAAAKRMQELMRQFGTIVRQITQHKWAWPFMQPVDVKGLGLHDYYEIIEKPMDFSTIKNQMEAKDGTGYKNVRDICADVRLVFNNAMKYNDEGSDVHLMAKTLLEKFEEKWQLLLPKVTEEEKRRDEEEAEAQLDMQLVREAAHAKVVRDLCNELYEVDTHLEHLRETVVQKCRKMSTEEKRNLGTAIARLSMEDLNKALEIIAQSNPAFQAMAEEVEIDIDAQSESTLWRLKFFVKDALELQSKSAMSTGGNNNNNYNNKRKKEICDAIAKTAKKKSKRTSS; encoded by the exons ATGGCATCAATTCCTGATTTTGAAATTGCTGAAGCTGGAATTTCGAAAGATAATAGTGCGGAAGCGGAGCAGTTCAAATTCCGGGTTGATGAAATCTTTCAAAAGGTTGACGAG cTTGAGCAAAAGGTGAATGAAGTGGAACAATTCTACTTGAGTTCAAGTAAAAAGCAACAGAGCAGTTCTAAAGGAAGCTCCATGGGAAAGGAACGAGATAAGGAAAGACAAGTTCCAAGCATTAAAAAGCAGCAACAAGATGCGTCACGACGGGAAGCTGCTGCTGCAAAGAGAATGCAAGAGCTTATGCGCCAATTTGGCACAATAGTGCGTCAG ATCACACAGCACAAGTGGGCATGGCCGTTTATGCAACCTGTAGATGTCAAAGGTCTTGGTTTACATGATTACTATGAG ATTATTGAAAAGCCAATGGACTTCAGTACGATAAAAAACCAAATGGAGGCCAAGGATGGTACCGGATATAAGAATGTTCGAGATATATGTGCTGATGTAAGATTGGTTTTCAATAATGCAATGAAATATAATGATGAAGGAAGTGATGTTCATCTAATGGCCAAAACTTTGCTGGAaaagtttgaggagaaatggCAGCTTCTTCTTCCTAAAGTCACTGAAGAG GAGAAAAGACGAGATGAGGAGGAGGCGGAAGCACAGCTAGATATGCAGCTTGTGCGAGAAGCTGCTCATGCGAAAGTGGTCCGGGATTTATGCAATGAG CTTTACGAGGTCGATACACATTTGGAACATCTCAGAGAAACAGTCGTCCAAAAGTGCAG GAAAATGTCAACCGAAGAGAAGAGAAATCTTGGGACAGCCATAGCCCGATTGTCTATGGAGGATCTTAATAAAGCATTGGAGATTATTGCTCAAAGTAATCCCGCGTTTCAAGCAATGGCTGAAGAAGTGGAGATTGACATTGATGCTCAG AGTGAATCTACCCTATGGAGGTTAAAATTTTTTGTGAAGGATGCTTTGGAGCTTCAGAGTAAGAGTGCAATGAGCACAGGtggcaacaacaacaacaactatAACAACAAACGGAAGAAAGAGATATGCGATGCGATTGCGAAAACGGCCAAGAAAAAGAGTAAAAGGACTTCCTCTTGA
- the LOC107926131 gene encoding transcription factor GTE6 isoform X2: MEQVMASIPDFEIAEAGISKDNSAEAEQFKFRVDEIFQKVDELEQKVNEVEQFYLSSSKKQQSSSKGSSMGKERDKERQVPSIKKQQQDASRREAAAAKRMQELMRQFGTIVRQITQHKWAWPFMQPVDVKGLGLHDYYEIIEKPMDFSTIKNQMEAKDGTGYKNVRDICADVRLVFNNAMKYNDEGSDVHLMAKTLLEKFEEKWQLLLPKVTEEEKRRDEEEAEAQLDMQLVREAAHAKVVRDLCNELYEVDTHLEHLRETVVQKCRKMSTEEKRNLGTAIARLSMEDLNKALEIIAQSNPAFQAMAEEVEIDIDAQSESTLWRLKFFVKDALELQSKSAMSTGGNNNNNYNNKRKKEICDAIAKTAKKKSKRTSS; encoded by the exons ATGGAACAGGTAATGGCATCAATTCCTGATTTTGAAATTGCTGAAGCTGGAATTTCGAAAGATAATAGTGCGGAAGCGGAGCAGTTCAAATTCCGGGTTGATGAAATCTTTCAAAAGGTTGACGAG cTTGAGCAAAAGGTGAATGAAGTGGAACAATTCTACTTGAGTTCAAGTAAAAAGCAACAGAGCAGTTCTAAAGGAAGCTCCATGGGAAAGGAACGAGATAAGGAAAGACAAGTTCCAAGCATTAAAAAGCAGCAACAAGATGCGTCACGACGGGAAGCTGCTGCTGCAAAGAGAATGCAAGAGCTTATGCGCCAATTTGGCACAATAGTGCGTCAG ATCACACAGCACAAGTGGGCATGGCCGTTTATGCAACCTGTAGATGTCAAAGGTCTTGGTTTACATGATTACTATGAG ATTATTGAAAAGCCAATGGACTTCAGTACGATAAAAAACCAAATGGAGGCCAAGGATGGTACCGGATATAAGAATGTTCGAGATATATGTGCTGATGTAAGATTGGTTTTCAATAATGCAATGAAATATAATGATGAAGGAAGTGATGTTCATCTAATGGCCAAAACTTTGCTGGAaaagtttgaggagaaatggCAGCTTCTTCTTCCTAAAGTCACTGAAGAG GAGAAAAGACGAGATGAGGAGGAGGCGGAAGCACAGCTAGATATGCAGCTTGTGCGAGAAGCTGCTCATGCGAAAGTGGTCCGGGATTTATGCAATGAG CTTTACGAGGTCGATACACATTTGGAACATCTCAGAGAAACAGTCGTCCAAAAGTGCAG GAAAATGTCAACCGAAGAGAAGAGAAATCTTGGGACAGCCATAGCCCGATTGTCTATGGAGGATCTTAATAAAGCATTGGAGATTATTGCTCAAAGTAATCCCGCGTTTCAAGCAATGGCTGAAGAAGTGGAGATTGACATTGATGCTCAG AGTGAATCTACCCTATGGAGGTTAAAATTTTTTGTGAAGGATGCTTTGGAGCTTCAGAGTAAGAGTGCAATGAGCACAGGtggcaacaacaacaacaactatAACAACAAACGGAAGAAAGAGATATGCGATGCGATTGCGAAAACGGCCAAGAAAAAGAGTAAAAGGACTTCCTCTTGA
- the LOC121229154 gene encoding uncharacterized protein isoform X2, giving the protein MRGQKLLGMHGIWLLKFAFLSFHRWLRIVIQSSRSAVGQSRSSAGIKLTSNCSMLVVKVSYSEHHVVYSVEVSKIILFRRKCIVVIRLGFQRLIMNILIK; this is encoded by the exons ATGAG AGGACAAAAATTGCTAG GGATGCATGGTATATGGCTGCTGAAATTTGCCTTTCTCAGCTTCCATCGTTGGTTGAGGATCGTAATCCAGAGTTCCAG GTCTGCAGTAGGTCAATCAAGAAGCTCTGCTGGAATTAAACTGACAAGTAATTGTAGTATGCTTGTAGTTAAAGTTTCTTATAGTGAACATCATGTTGTTTATTCGGTAGAAGTTTCAAAGATTATACTTTTTAGAAGAAAGTGTATTGTAGTCATtagattgggttttcaaagattgattatGAACATTTTGATCAAATGA
- the LOC121229154 gene encoding uncharacterized protein isoform X1: MLTLYFAGIEKERGCNSMRGQKLLGMHGIWLLKFAFLSFHRWLRIVIQSSRSAVGQSRSSAGIKLTSNCSMLVVKVSYSEHHVVYSVEVSKIILFRRKCIVVIRLGFQRLIMNILIK, from the exons ATGTTAACTTTATATTTTGCAGGAATTGAGAAGGAAAGAGGATGCAATAGCATGAG AGGACAAAAATTGCTAG GGATGCATGGTATATGGCTGCTGAAATTTGCCTTTCTCAGCTTCCATCGTTGGTTGAGGATCGTAATCCAGAGTTCCAG GTCTGCAGTAGGTCAATCAAGAAGCTCTGCTGGAATTAAACTGACAAGTAATTGTAGTATGCTTGTAGTTAAAGTTTCTTATAGTGAACATCATGTTGTTTATTCGGTAGAAGTTTCAAAGATTATACTTTTTAGAAGAAAGTGTATTGTAGTCATtagattgggttttcaaagattgattatGAACATTTTGATCAAATGA
- the LOC107926131 gene encoding transcription factor GTE6 isoform X1 yields MVFPMIIMEQVMASIPDFEIAEAGISKDNSAEAEQFKFRVDEIFQKVDELEQKVNEVEQFYLSSSKKQQSSSKGSSMGKERDKERQVPSIKKQQQDASRREAAAAKRMQELMRQFGTIVRQITQHKWAWPFMQPVDVKGLGLHDYYEIIEKPMDFSTIKNQMEAKDGTGYKNVRDICADVRLVFNNAMKYNDEGSDVHLMAKTLLEKFEEKWQLLLPKVTEEEKRRDEEEAEAQLDMQLVREAAHAKVVRDLCNELYEVDTHLEHLRETVVQKCRKMSTEEKRNLGTAIARLSMEDLNKALEIIAQSNPAFQAMAEEVEIDIDAQSESTLWRLKFFVKDALELQSKSAMSTGGNNNNNYNNKRKKEICDAIAKTAKKKSKRTSS; encoded by the exons ATGGTGTTTCCTATGATAATT ATGGAACAGGTAATGGCATCAATTCCTGATTTTGAAATTGCTGAAGCTGGAATTTCGAAAGATAATAGTGCGGAAGCGGAGCAGTTCAAATTCCGGGTTGATGAAATCTTTCAAAAGGTTGACGAG cTTGAGCAAAAGGTGAATGAAGTGGAACAATTCTACTTGAGTTCAAGTAAAAAGCAACAGAGCAGTTCTAAAGGAAGCTCCATGGGAAAGGAACGAGATAAGGAAAGACAAGTTCCAAGCATTAAAAAGCAGCAACAAGATGCGTCACGACGGGAAGCTGCTGCTGCAAAGAGAATGCAAGAGCTTATGCGCCAATTTGGCACAATAGTGCGTCAG ATCACACAGCACAAGTGGGCATGGCCGTTTATGCAACCTGTAGATGTCAAAGGTCTTGGTTTACATGATTACTATGAG ATTATTGAAAAGCCAATGGACTTCAGTACGATAAAAAACCAAATGGAGGCCAAGGATGGTACCGGATATAAGAATGTTCGAGATATATGTGCTGATGTAAGATTGGTTTTCAATAATGCAATGAAATATAATGATGAAGGAAGTGATGTTCATCTAATGGCCAAAACTTTGCTGGAaaagtttgaggagaaatggCAGCTTCTTCTTCCTAAAGTCACTGAAGAG GAGAAAAGACGAGATGAGGAGGAGGCGGAAGCACAGCTAGATATGCAGCTTGTGCGAGAAGCTGCTCATGCGAAAGTGGTCCGGGATTTATGCAATGAG CTTTACGAGGTCGATACACATTTGGAACATCTCAGAGAAACAGTCGTCCAAAAGTGCAG GAAAATGTCAACCGAAGAGAAGAGAAATCTTGGGACAGCCATAGCCCGATTGTCTATGGAGGATCTTAATAAAGCATTGGAGATTATTGCTCAAAGTAATCCCGCGTTTCAAGCAATGGCTGAAGAAGTGGAGATTGACATTGATGCTCAG AGTGAATCTACCCTATGGAGGTTAAAATTTTTTGTGAAGGATGCTTTGGAGCTTCAGAGTAAGAGTGCAATGAGCACAGGtggcaacaacaacaacaactatAACAACAAACGGAAGAAAGAGATATGCGATGCGATTGCGAAAACGGCCAAGAAAAAGAGTAAAAGGACTTCCTCTTGA